AGGGAGGCTGACTACCCTGCGGGTGATGGTGCCGATGATCCTACCTTCGATTTTTGCCGGGCTTATCGTCGTCTTTGCCGAATCGATCGCTGACTTTGGCACAGCTGCCGTGATCGCTCCCAATGCACACTTCCCGATAGCGACGTACAACCTCTATGTTGCGCTCTCTTCCTATCCAGCCAACTTTGGTGTGGCCGCCGTCATCGGTTTGATGCTGGTTGCGGCGGTGGCTGTTGCCCTGACGCTGCAAAAACGGTTTCTTAAGAGTCGCTCCTATGCGGTCCTCGGTGGAAGAACGAGATCGGCGAAGCAAACGCGTCTGACTCTGCGCGGACAACTTATCGCGCTTGGGGTGTTGGTGGTAGTCTTTTTCGTTGCGCTCGGTGTGCCGATTCTCGGTGCCCTTGTCTCCTCGATGCTCAAGCCCTTCGCGACCCTGTCCCTGCGCAATATGACCTTGAGCGCCTATCGTGGTCTCTTTGGGATCTCGGGACTCGGGAGCTCTCTTGGATTCTCCTTCAAACTGGCCGTACTCAATGGGTTTCTTGCTCTCATTCTCGGTACCGTTATCGCACGGCGACTCTCCAGGCGAGGTACAAAACTGATCGACAAGTTGCTCGATGTGACGGTACTTGCTGCGATCGCTTTGCCTGGATTGGTGCTGGCTGCAGGCTATATTTTCGCCTATAACTTACCGATACTATCAAGTCTTGGTATCGATATCTACGGTACAGTTCTGATACTCATCATGGCGTACCTCGCGGGAGCCTTGCCGTCGACGACCCGTGTCCTTGCGGGACCATTGGCCCAAGTGAAGGGATCACTGCTTGACGCCGGGCGAGTGCATGGGGCTGGTTTGACCCAATCGTGGTGGCGATGTGCCATACCTCTTCTTGGGCCGAGTTTGCTGTGGGCGTGGTTGCTCACTTTCGCGGCTACTTTTCTCGAGTTGCCAGCCTCTGAACTGTTGGCACCCCCTGGTACCCAGCCGGTCGCCGT
Above is a window of Ferrimicrobium sp. DNA encoding:
- a CDS encoding ABC transporter permease subunit — encoded protein: MVVALIERPIEQPERYERSGSVLSRWLGRLAEFLGWPIFWVVLVVVLLVPTACFLILAVSPRLFDQGSAWFTVNAFREALTGVTLQGMADSLVVGILAALLAVAFAILLAWLLQRTNVGGRRLWSISIWAVLLVPSYIIAVGWQVVLGQGGVLAAVGLYSPIYTKIFFGPVGYTLVLAIKGLPFAYFAVAGSIAALGSSFEDAARVHGGGRLTTLRVMVPMILPSIFAGLIVVFAESIADFGTAAVIAPNAHFPIATYNLYVALSSYPANFGVAAVIGLMLVAAVAVALTLQKRFLKSRSYAVLGGRTRSAKQTRLTLRGQLIALGVLVVVFFVALGVPILGALVSSMLKPFATLSLRNMTLSAYRGLFGISGLGSSLGFSFKLAVLNGFLALILGTVIARRLSRRGTKLIDKLLDVTVLAAIALPGLVLAAGYIFAYNLPILSSLGIDIYGTVLILIMAYLAGALPSTTRVLAGPLAQVKGSLLDAGRVHGAGLTQSWWRCAIPLLGPSLLWAWLLTFAATFLELPASELLAPPGTQPVAVAIISVLGKSNLSQGTALSIVALLIDLGMIIIISLLFRFLAPKGWRRLGANVL